A genomic window from Terrisporobacter glycolicus ATCC 14880 = DSM 1288 includes:
- a CDS encoding amino acid ABC transporter ATP-binding protein, which produces MLQVKNLTKSFGNNKVLDNINFEVNSGEVCVLLGKSGVGKTTILRCINGLEDFDDGEIILDNCVMKDKNHILKNRNKTGMVFQNFNLFPHMSVLENIISAPVNVLKKSKENAIKEAKEILKMVDLEEKINAYPYELSGGQCQRVAIARACALTPKILCFDEPTSALDVDSIEKVSQIIRNLKSKGMAILIITHDIGFANKIKDKIIKIGS; this is translated from the coding sequence ATGTTACAAGTGAAAAATTTAACTAAATCCTTTGGAAATAATAAAGTACTAGATAATATAAATTTTGAAGTAAACAGTGGGGAAGTATGCGTACTTTTAGGAAAATCAGGTGTAGGTAAAACTACGATTCTTAGATGCATAAATGGTCTTGAAGATTTTGATGATGGAGAAATAATATTAGATAATTGTGTAATGAAAGATAAAAATCATATATTAAAAAATAGAAATAAAACAGGAATGGTATTTCAAAATTTTAATTTATTTCCACATATGTCTGTTTTAGAAAATATAATATCAGCTCCAGTAAATGTATTGAAAAAATCTAAAGAAAATGCAATAAAAGAAGCAAAAGAAATTTTGAAAATGGTAGATTTAGAAGAAAAAATAAATGCTTATCCTTATGAATTATCTGGAGGACAATGTCAAAGGGTTGCCATAGCAAGAGCTTGTGCATTAACGCCAAAAATTCTTTGTTTTGACGAACCAACATCAGCACTAGATGTGGATTCAATAGAGAAAGTTTCTCAAATAATAAGAAATTTAAAGTCAAAAGGCATGGCAATTTTGATAATAACTCATGATATAGGATTTGCTAACAAGATAAAAGATAAAATAATAAAAATAGGAAGCTAA
- a CDS encoding sensor domain-containing diguanylate cyclase/phosphohydrolase, protein MENNNSTDIYKLFLENIPYPVWIQDIDTKIIFINDHYENLYNVKACDVIGKKTVDVLSKEKSDTYNEQLKNTLITKKVTISEVLIKGLYFRTYIFPILDIKQETQGIAGIVIDINEKKQKQLELIHQKNILRTIIDTLPEAIFYKDENSKYLGYNKAFLNNFKNFHNCNLLDDDSLLKKTDLDLMHNKHRAMNFYKQDKKILKTKKPISFENCYRHPDGHIITEESIKTPIIDESGNIRGIVGISRDITQHKTLEEKLRYLSEIDALTDLYNRNSFEEKIKKLNKTKYHPLGIIMGDVNGLKLINDTLGHLEGDNLLRSISNVLRSSCSESEYVFRWGGDEFIILIPNADELKCDKLIKKILNDCKKYNYKYMQLSISLGTVVKYEIDDNIYDCINKAEEKVYRHKLLDNKSIKRSIMDSLLKSLEEKNLETNEHAKRVTKYALALGQKLNFKISELDELILVARLHDIGKIGISEDILLKPGSLTSEEFEIMKTHTEKGYRIINASSELYTVAKCVLTHHERWDGKGYPLGLKGDEIPLVSRIINIADSFDVMTNNRPYKNTKSKNEAIKELQRCAGTQFDPTLVYYFIEYINDIEE, encoded by the coding sequence ATGGAGAATAATAATTCTACAGACATATATAAATTATTTTTAGAAAATATACCTTATCCTGTATGGATACAAGACATTGACACAAAAATAATTTTTATAAATGATCATTATGAAAATTTATATAACGTAAAAGCATGTGATGTCATTGGAAAAAAAACTGTTGATGTATTATCTAAAGAAAAGTCTGATACTTATAATGAACAACTTAAAAATACATTAATAACAAAAAAAGTCACTATTTCTGAAGTACTTATTAAAGGTTTATACTTTAGAACTTATATATTTCCTATTCTTGACATAAAACAAGAAACACAAGGTATTGCAGGCATAGTTATTGATATAAATGAAAAAAAGCAAAAACAATTAGAATTAATACATCAAAAGAATATTTTAAGAACTATTATAGATACACTTCCTGAGGCAATTTTTTACAAAGATGAAAATTCCAAATATTTAGGTTACAATAAGGCCTTTTTAAATAACTTTAAAAATTTTCACAATTGTAATTTATTGGATGATGATAGTCTATTAAAAAAAACTGACTTAGATTTAATGCATAACAAACATAGAGCCATGAACTTCTATAAGCAAGACAAAAAAATTTTAAAAACTAAAAAACCAATTAGTTTTGAAAATTGTTATAGGCACCCTGACGGTCATATTATAACTGAGGAAAGCATAAAAACACCCATAATTGACGAATCTGGGAATATCCGTGGTATAGTGGGAATATCAAGGGATATAACTCAACATAAAACATTAGAAGAGAAGTTAAGATATTTAAGTGAAATAGATGCACTTACTGATCTTTATAACAGAAATAGTTTTGAGGAAAAAATAAAAAAACTTAATAAAACAAAATATCATCCTCTAGGTATAATAATGGGCGATGTTAATGGATTAAAATTAATTAATGATACCCTTGGTCATTTAGAAGGTGATAATTTGCTAAGAAGTATCTCTAATGTTTTAAGGTCCTCTTGCAGCGAAAGCGAATATGTTTTTAGATGGGGTGGAGATGAATTTATCATTCTTATTCCTAATGCTGATGAGTTAAAATGTGATAAATTAATAAAAAAAATTTTAAATGATTGTAAAAAATATAATTATAAATATATGCAACTTAGTATTTCTTTGGGAACTGTAGTTAAATATGAGATTGATGATAATATTTATGATTGCATAAACAAGGCTGAAGAAAAGGTTTATCGCCATAAATTATTGGATAATAAAAGTATTAAAAGATCTATTATGGATTCTTTACTAAAAAGTCTAGAAGAAAAAAACTTAGAAACTAATGAACATGCCAAAAGAGTAACTAAATATGCCTTAGCTTTGGGACAAAAGTTAAACTTTAAAATTTCAGAATTAGATGAATTAATTCTCGTAGCTAGATTACATGATATTGGTAAAATAGGCATTTCCGAAGATATATTATTAAAACCAGGTTCCCTTACTAGTGAAGAATTCGAAATAATGAAAACCCATACAGAAAAGGGGTATCGCATTATAAATGCATCTAGTGAACTATATACTGTTGCAAAATGCGTTCTTACACATCATGAAAGGTGGGATGGCAAGGGCTATCCTCTTGGACTTAAAGGAGATGAAATCCCCTTGGTATCTAGAATAATTAATATTGCTGATTCTTTTGATGTGATGACTAATAATAGACCTTATAAAAATACAAAAAGTAAAAATGAAGCTATAAAAGAGCTCCAAAGGTGCGCTGGAACACAATTTGATCCTACTTTAGTATATTATTTCATAGAATATATTAATGATATAGAGGAATAA
- a CDS encoding amino acid ABC transporter permease, giving the protein MLEGLKITLSVFFITLIISVPLGIMIAFIRLSKNKMISQMANIYILIMRGTPLLLQLVFVFFGLPLMGIIFDRFDAVIVAFSLNYAAYFAEIFRGGIQSIDKGQYEGAFVLGFSKFEMYRKIIFPQVIKRVLPAMSNEVITLIKDTAIVYAIGLNDILRIAQIAQNQQASIVPLIEAGAVYLVLVGILTIMFKKFENKYAYYR; this is encoded by the coding sequence ATGCTAGAAGGATTAAAAATTACATTATCAGTGTTTTTTATAACATTGATAATATCAGTACCACTTGGAATTATGATAGCTTTTATAAGATTATCTAAAAATAAAATGATAAGCCAAATGGCAAATATATATATATTAATTATGAGAGGAACACCTTTATTATTACAACTTGTATTTGTATTTTTCGGTCTTCCTTTAATGGGAATAATATTTGACAGATTTGATGCAGTAATCGTAGCATTTTCATTAAACTATGCAGCTTATTTTGCTGAAATATTTAGAGGTGGAATTCAATCTATAGACAAAGGTCAATATGAAGGTGCTTTTGTACTAGGATTTAGTAAATTTGAAATGTACAGAAAAATAATTTTTCCACAAGTCATAAAAAGAGTGTTACCTGCCATGTCAAATGAAGTAATAACTTTAATTAAAGACACTGCTATAGTTTATGCAATAGGGTTAAATGATATATTGAGAATCGCTCAAATAGCACAAAATCAACAGGCAAGTATAGTTCCCTTAATAGAAGCTGGGGCAGTGTATTTAGTTTTAGTTGGAATTTTGACAATTATGTTTAAAAAATTTGAAAACAAGTATGCGTATTATAGATAA
- the yidA gene encoding sugar-phosphatase — MNYKLIALDIDGTLINSSHQLTEGVKRSIKKAKEKGVKVVLCTGRPLKGVEKFIDELSLKEEGDYAATFNGALVQDTFTKNPVSHLTLKYEDLVDLYNLSLKVGSRSHFYDTKTIYTFNKDISDYTVFECHLTGVHLNVATLDEVPKDIAMSKFMMVDHPEILDECIKKIPKEYYEKYTIVRSTPSFLEFLNPNANKGNGISLLAQELGIKKGEIICVGDAENDKHMIEYAGLGVAMGNSTREIKDLADYITLSNDEDGVAHVINKFILEER, encoded by the coding sequence ATGAATTACAAATTAATTGCATTAGATATTGATGGAACTTTAATCAATAGTTCACACCAACTTACAGAAGGTGTAAAGAGGTCTATAAAAAAAGCAAAAGAAAAAGGTGTTAAAGTAGTTTTATGTACTGGCAGACCATTAAAAGGTGTTGAAAAATTCATAGATGAATTAAGTCTTAAAGAAGAGGGAGATTATGCTGCTACTTTCAATGGGGCTTTAGTTCAAGATACATTTACTAAAAATCCTGTATCTCACTTAACATTAAAATATGAAGACTTAGTAGATTTATACAATCTAAGCCTTAAAGTTGGGTCTAGAAGTCATTTTTATGATACTAAAACTATTTATACTTTTAATAAAGATATCAGTGATTATACAGTATTTGAATGCCATCTTACTGGAGTTCATTTAAATGTGGCTACATTAGATGAAGTTCCAAAAGATATTGCCATGTCTAAATTTATGATGGTAGATCATCCAGAAATATTAGATGAATGTATAAAAAAAATTCCTAAAGAATACTACGAAAAATATACTATAGTAAGAAGCACTCCTTCATTTTTAGAATTCTTAAATCCAAATGCCAATAAAGGTAATGGTATTTCACTTCTTGCCCAAGAGCTTGGTATAAAAAAAGGTGAAATCATCTGTGTTGGAGATGCAGAAAATGATAAACATATGATAGAATATGCAGGACTTGGAGTTGCCATGGGAAATTCTACAAGAGAAATAAAAGACTTAGCAGATTATATTACTCTTTCTAATGATGAAGATGGAGTTGCTCATGTTATAAATAAATTCATACTAGAAGAAAGATAA
- a CDS encoding amino acid ABC transporter substrate-binding protein yields the protein MKKVLKKLTMGLSVLVIMIGVVGCNKKDVGSNDNEIVVGYDNTYFPMGYLDDNGNTVGFDVDLATETFKILNMNVKFQNIDWSMKETELNSGNIDAIWNGYSLTEERKEKVAYTDAYMKNSQLIVTLKDSPIKKKEDLKGKIIGTQQGSAGQEALEKDTKVLKSLDGSPVLYDTFDKVFRDLEAGRINAIVGDETLVKYYISKKGEEKYKILDDNFGTEDYVVAFRKDDTELRNKVNKTIKKIKEDKTFDEIYKKWFGKAD from the coding sequence ATGAAAAAGGTATTAAAAAAATTAACAATGGGATTATCAGTTTTAGTAATTATGATAGGGGTAGTAGGGTGTAATAAAAAAGATGTAGGTTCAAATGATAATGAAATAGTAGTAGGATATGATAATACATATTTTCCTATGGGATATTTAGATGACAATGGAAACACAGTGGGTTTTGATGTGGATTTAGCCACAGAAACTTTCAAGATACTAAATATGAATGTGAAATTTCAAAACATAGACTGGTCGATGAAAGAAACTGAATTAAATTCAGGAAATATAGATGCCATATGGAATGGATACTCATTGACCGAAGAGAGAAAAGAAAAAGTTGCTTATACAGATGCATATATGAAAAATAGTCAGCTTATAGTAACTCTAAAAGATTCACCAATTAAAAAGAAAGAGGATTTAAAAGGTAAAATAATAGGAACTCAACAAGGATCTGCGGGTCAAGAAGCTTTAGAAAAAGATACAAAAGTATTAAAAAGCTTAGATGGCTCACCAGTATTATATGATACTTTTGATAAAGTTTTTAGGGATTTGGAAGCAGGACGAATAAATGCAATAGTTGGAGATGAAACTTTAGTTAAATATTATATAAGTAAAAAAGGTGAAGAAAAATATAAGATATTAGATGATAATTTTGGAACAGAAGATTATGTTGTTGCATTTAGAAAAGATGATACTGAGCTTAGAAACAAGGTAAATAAGACAATAAAAAAAATAAAAGAAGATAAAACTTTTGATGAAATTTATAAAAAATGGTTTGGCAAAGCTGATTAA
- a CDS encoding ABC transporter permease: protein MEALFDILLKDGFWFAVIRSTTPILLTTLGAMIAARAGARNIALEGTMLTASFVGVAASHFTQSAFVGLVFAVISGIIMSNIIAYFALKLKSNIIISGISLNLMASGMTVFGLYLLTGDKGASTSLNSLVLPNINIPIIENIPIVGNILSGHNILTYLALILVLLVWIMFKYTKLGLRIKAVGESPEAAESVGISVNRVKYIALTMSGALAALGGAFLSMGYVTLFSAGMTSGRGYIALATQAMAGSNPVVGLLTSSLFGFTESMSNYLQGGKLPIEFVQMLPYLAIVVIYVIYCANKTKKENSI, encoded by the coding sequence ATGGAAGCTCTATTTGACATCTTATTAAAAGATGGTTTCTGGTTTGCTGTTATAAGATCTACAACTCCTATACTTTTAACAACTTTAGGAGCTATGATAGCAGCTCGTGCAGGAGCTAGAAATATAGCCTTAGAAGGTACAATGTTAACGGCGTCATTTGTTGGAGTTGCAGCAAGTCACTTTACACAAAGTGCCTTTGTAGGTTTAGTATTTGCAGTGATTTCAGGAATAATAATGAGTAATATAATTGCTTATTTTGCTCTTAAATTAAAATCAAATATAATAATATCCGGTATATCATTAAACTTAATGGCATCAGGTATGACTGTATTTGGTTTATATTTATTAACAGGAGATAAGGGAGCATCAACCTCTTTAAATTCTTTAGTTTTACCTAATATAAATATACCTATAATAGAAAATATACCGATAGTAGGTAATATATTATCAGGTCACAACATATTAACTTATTTGGCATTAATATTAGTATTACTTGTTTGGATAATGTTCAAATATACAAAATTAGGTCTTAGGATCAAGGCTGTTGGAGAAAGTCCAGAAGCTGCAGAATCTGTAGGTATTAGTGTTAATAGAGTTAAATATATAGCTTTAACAATGAGTGGTGCTTTAGCAGCTCTTGGTGGAGCATTCTTATCTATGGGATATGTAACATTATTCTCAGCAGGCATGACATCAGGAAGAGGATATATTGCATTAGCTACTCAAGCTATGGCAGGATCAAATCCAGTTGTGGGACTTTTAACTTCAAGTTTATTTGGATTTACAGAAAGTATGAGTAACTATTTACAGGGAGGAAAACTTCCAATAGAGTTTGTTCAAATGTTGCCATATCTTGCTATAGTAGTAATTTATGTTATTTATTGTGCCAATAAAACAAAAAAAGAAAATAGTATATAG
- a CDS encoding PH domain-containing protein, whose translation MAGNIFGKMAADTLGLSDIGKIIDPKDFNKVDGDDYIMNEDGEKIYFVIKSKSDEYVFTNRGLIHVDGASAVSKKRVVKRHEFRSENVHSVTLETAGTVDLDVEIKFSFADNYFSIDVDKKQIEQLKDLYKALFEIGKIQHKNKQSYEYGMKSLDMANDAISRSRMEGNTANMIEEITKFNFSWMSDIRENYNNKDFGYVFEKYINN comes from the coding sequence ATGGCAGGCAATATATTTGGAAAAATGGCAGCAGATACATTAGGTTTATCTGATATAGGTAAGATAATAGATCCAAAGGACTTTAACAAAGTTGATGGAGATGATTATATAATGAATGAAGATGGGGAGAAAATCTACTTTGTTATAAAATCAAAATCAGATGAGTATGTATTTACAAATAGAGGATTAATACATGTTGATGGTGCATCTGCTGTAAGTAAGAAAAGAGTAGTAAAAAGACATGAGTTTCGTAGTGAAAATGTTCATTCGGTAACACTAGAAACAGCAGGAACAGTAGATTTAGATGTTGAAATAAAATTTAGTTTTGCAGACAATTATTTTAGTATAGATGTTGATAAAAAACAAATAGAACAATTAAAAGATTTATATAAAGCTTTATTTGAAATTGGGAAAATACAACATAAAAATAAACAGTCTTATGAATATGGAATGAAAAGCTTAGACATGGCAAATGATGCTATAAGTAGATCTCGTATGGAGGGTAATACTGCTAATATGATAGAGGAAATTACTAAATTTAATTTTAGCTGGATGAGCGATATAAGAGAAAATTATAATAACAAAGATTTTGGATATGTTTTTGAAAAATATATAAATAATTAA
- a CDS encoding ABC transporter ATP-binding protein, with amino-acid sequence MTKEILKVSNLTKVYPGGIVANYNVSIAINEGEIHALIGENGAGKSTLMKMLFGMMPQTSGDIYVNGEIVNFSSSKQALEKGIGMVHQHFMLVPSLSVAENLILGHETSKSGFINIEEAIKQTEEISTKYNLKVDARAKVKDISIAMKQKLEILKALYRGAKILILDEPTAVLTPQEIEELFKQLKLLKKEGYTIIFISHKLHEIKELCDRLTVLRDGRTMGTYSVSELSEQEISKLMVGRDVDLNIEKTEGKFKNTVLKIDNLTVKNQFKNVVVDNMSFTVREGQILGVAGIEGNGQSELVNAIIGTIDIVSGKISLKDKDITKESILKRQEMGISHVSEDRLYFGSAPNLSIEDNAISKIYASKELSKKGLLDLRKVREFTTNLVKEFIVKHDNTKQPIKDLSGGNIQKVIVGREFLYDSDLLIVNQPTRGIDVGAIEFIRHKILDMREAKKAILLVSSDLGEVLSLSDSIIVMHEGKIVGYIEDAKNVTEEELGLYMLGVKHDSEEVIGGAYYA; translated from the coding sequence ATGACAAAAGAAATATTAAAAGTAAGCAATTTAACAAAAGTATATCCTGGAGGTATAGTTGCAAACTACAATGTAAGTATTGCTATAAATGAAGGCGAAATTCATGCACTTATAGGTGAAAATGGTGCAGGAAAATCAACTTTAATGAAAATGTTATTTGGAATGATGCCGCAAACTAGTGGTGATATATATGTAAATGGAGAAATCGTAAATTTTTCTTCATCTAAACAAGCCTTAGAAAAAGGTATAGGTATGGTGCATCAGCATTTTATGTTGGTGCCTTCTTTAAGTGTGGCAGAAAACTTAATTTTAGGTCATGAAACTTCGAAATCAGGATTTATAAATATAGAAGAAGCCATAAAACAGACAGAAGAAATTTCAACGAAATATAATTTAAAAGTTGATGCAAGAGCTAAGGTAAAAGACATTTCAATAGCAATGAAACAAAAACTAGAAATATTAAAAGCATTATATAGAGGTGCAAAAATATTAATTCTAGATGAACCAACTGCAGTACTTACACCACAAGAGATAGAAGAGTTATTTAAACAATTAAAATTACTAAAAAAAGAAGGATACACAATAATATTTATATCTCATAAACTTCATGAAATAAAAGAACTTTGTGATAGATTAACAGTTTTAAGAGATGGTAGAACCATGGGAACTTACTCAGTTAGTGAGCTTTCTGAACAAGAAATATCTAAATTAATGGTAGGTCGTGATGTTGATTTAAATATTGAAAAAACAGAGGGTAAATTTAAAAATACAGTTTTGAAAATTGATAATTTAACAGTTAAAAATCAATTTAAGAATGTGGTAGTAGATAATATGAGCTTTACAGTAAGAGAAGGACAAATATTAGGAGTTGCAGGTATAGAAGGAAACGGACAATCAGAACTTGTAAATGCCATAATAGGAACTATTGATATAGTAAGTGGGAAAATATCGTTAAAAGATAAAGATATTACAAAAGAATCTATATTAAAAAGACAAGAAATGGGAATATCTCATGTATCTGAAGATAGATTATATTTTGGTAGTGCTCCAAATCTTTCAATAGAAGATAATGCTATATCTAAAATATATGCATCAAAAGAATTAAGCAAAAAGGGATTACTAGATTTAAGGAAAGTAAGAGAATTTACAACTAATTTAGTAAAGGAATTTATAGTTAAACATGATAACACAAAACAACCTATAAAAGATTTATCTGGAGGAAATATACAAAAAGTTATAGTAGGACGTGAATTTTTATATGATTCAGATCTTTTAATAGTTAACCAACCAACTCGTGGAATTGACGTTGGAGCCATAGAATTTATAAGACATAAAATATTAGATATGAGAGAAGCTAAAAAAGCTATACTTCTTGTATCATCAGATTTAGGAGAAGTTTTATCTTTAAGTGATAGCATAATTGTTATGCACGAAGGTAAAATAGTAGGTTACATAGAGGATGCTAAAAATGTAACTGAAGAAGAATTAGGTCTTTACATGCTAGGAGTTAAGCATGATAGTGAGGAAGTAATCGGAGGTGCCTATTATGCATAA
- a CDS encoding ABC transporter permease: protein MHKDKKFNILKYFDLLRLFAAICIALIITSGIIFLVSENPAKALSTLLLGPVSSKRYLFNVLEMMVPLMFTGLSLSLVFKSGNFSMITDASFYMGAVIASFVAIMIPLPAGVHPMVAIVIAGFIGGIIGSIPAFCKVKYKANELVTSLMLNYVFFYAGLYIINKFLADRQASNFASLKFLSSAQLSTIVSGTRLHSGFIIAIVVCILLYIFLTRTKWGYEIRIVGSNPEFARYSGINTKRCILYTSFISGFIAAIGGAIEKLGMYRRFQWAQAPTYAWDGVIISILSSNNPIFIPVAAFFLSYVRVGADIMSRQTDVQNEIVALIQGVIILLVTAERFLYFIKQRKESQLALANNESKGGDK from the coding sequence ATGCATAAAGACAAAAAGTTTAATATACTTAAATATTTCGATTTATTAAGATTATTTGCTGCTATATGTATAGCACTTATTATAACAAGTGGAATAATATTTTTAGTTAGTGAAAATCCAGCTAAAGCATTATCTACTTTACTTTTAGGACCAGTAAGTTCAAAAAGATATCTATTCAACGTACTTGAAATGATGGTACCTTTAATGTTTACAGGTTTATCATTAAGTTTAGTTTTTAAATCAGGAAACTTCTCAATGATAACAGATGCATCTTTCTATATGGGAGCTGTTATAGCATCATTTGTAGCTATAATGATACCACTACCAGCTGGAGTTCATCCTATGGTTGCCATAGTTATAGCAGGTTTCATAGGTGGAATTATAGGAAGTATACCGGCATTTTGCAAAGTTAAATACAAAGCAAATGAGCTTGTTACTTCATTAATGCTTAATTATGTATTTTTCTACGCAGGGCTTTATATAATAAATAAATTTTTAGCAGATAGACAGGCTTCAAACTTTGCTTCACTTAAGTTTTTAAGTAGCGCTCAACTTTCTACTATTGTCAGTGGGACAAGACTTCACAGTGGATTTATAATAGCTATTGTAGTTTGTATATTATTATATATTTTCCTAACTCGTACTAAATGGGGCTATGAAATAAGAATAGTAGGTTCCAACCCGGAGTTTGCAAGATACTCAGGAATAAATACTAAAAGATGTATACTTTATACTTCATTTATATCAGGATTTATTGCAGCAATAGGTGGAGCAATAGAAAAATTAGGCATGTATAGACGTTTTCAATGGGCTCAAGCTCCAACATATGCATGGGATGGAGTTATAATATCTATACTTTCATCTAATAACCCAATATTCATACCAGTTGCAGCATTTTTCTTATCGTATGTGCGTGTTGGTGCAGATATAATGTCAAGACAAACAGATGTGCAAAATGAAATAGTTGCTCTGATACAAGGTGTAATAATTCTTTTAGTTACAGCTGAAAGATTCTTATACTTTATAAAACAAAGAAAAGAAAGCCAATTAGCTTTGGCAAATAATGAAAGCAAAGGGGGAGACAAGTAA
- a CDS encoding MetQ/NlpA family ABC transporter substrate-binding protein, whose translation MKLKKLLNLALSAVLCASLVGCSNSSPESKEDKIIKVGATLVPGGELLEELKPLIEEKGYKLEVVIFNDYVLPNESLNNGEIDANLFQHKPYLDEAVKSKGYKIMAGSKLYVCPGVLYSKKINSIEEFKSGDKIAISDNAASASKSLRYLESEGLITLIEGDIVGVNDITKNPKNLEFVQLDVAQIPPSLEDVTAGFVDTTYAIPAGLSAKEDGIYTAPINDEYANLLVYRVEDKNSETIKVLEEVLTSDKCRELIESKYNGIVIPVF comes from the coding sequence ATGAAATTAAAAAAATTATTAAACTTAGCACTAAGTGCAGTATTATGTGCATCGTTAGTTGGATGCTCAAATTCATCGCCTGAATCTAAAGAGGATAAAATAATTAAAGTGGGAGCTACATTAGTTCCTGGTGGAGAATTATTAGAAGAGTTAAAACCACTTATAGAAGAAAAAGGATATAAGTTAGAGGTTGTAATATTTAATGATTATGTATTACCTAATGAATCATTAAATAATGGAGAAATTGATGCAAATTTATTTCAACATAAGCCTTATTTAGATGAGGCAGTAAAAAGTAAGGGATATAAAATAATGGCAGGATCTAAACTATATGTTTGTCCAGGAGTATTATATTCCAAGAAAATAAATTCTATTGAGGAATTTAAAAGTGGAGACAAGATTGCCATAAGTGATAATGCTGCCTCAGCATCAAAGTCTTTAAGATATTTGGAGAGTGAAGGATTAATAACTCTAATAGAAGGTGATATAGTTGGTGTTAATGATATTACTAAAAATCCAAAAAATTTAGAATTTGTTCAATTAGATGTGGCCCAAATACCTCCATCATTAGAAGATGTTACAGCTGGATTTGTGGATACAACTTATGCTATACCTGCAGGACTTAGTGCAAAGGAAGATGGAATTTATACAGCACCCATAAATGATGAATATGCTAATTTGCTTGTATATAGAGTAGAAGACAAAAATAGTGAAACAATAAAAGTGCTAGAAGAAGTTCTTACATCTGATAAATGCAGAGAACTTATAGAATCTAAATATAATGGAATTGTAATACCTGTATTTTAA
- a CDS encoding VOC family protein: protein MINKIAKVTIYVNNQDEAKKFWTEKLNFVTKIDETERPLRWIEVAPKESEWVTIVLYDKNLMKTKYPNSNTDYKTVILSTEDLDNAYKEMKAKGVEVTQIVTMPYAKLFTFKDQDNNEYLLREDKFKIKNI from the coding sequence ATGATAAATAAAATAGCTAAAGTAACAATATATGTAAATAATCAAGATGAAGCTAAGAAATTCTGGACTGAAAAATTAAACTTTGTAACAAAGATAGATGAAACAGAAAGACCTTTAAGATGGATAGAAGTTGCACCTAAAGAAAGTGAATGGGTAACTATAGTTTTATATGATAAAAACCTTATGAAAACTAAATATCCAAATTCTAATACAGACTACAAAACAGTTATATTAAGCACAGAAGATTTGGATAATGCGTATAAAGAAATGAAAGCTAAAGGTGTTGAAGTTACCCAAATAGTAACAATGCCTTATGCTAAATTATTTACATTTAAAGATCAAGATAATAACGAATATTTACTACGTGAAGATAAATTTAAAATAAAAAATATTTGA